AGCGGGTGCTAACCCAATGGACGTTAAACGTGGTATTGACAAAGCAGTAATTGCTTTGGTTGCTGAGCTGAAAAAGCAATCTCAAACAATCAACTCTAATAAAGAAATCGCTCAGGTTGCTTCTATCTCTGCAAACAACGACGCTGAGATCGGTAACATGATTGCTGAAGCGATGGAAAAAGTTGGTAAAGACGGCGTTATCACTGTTGAAGAAGCAAAAGGTACAGAAACTGAAGTAAAAACTGTAGAAGGTATGCAGTTTGACAGAGGTTACCTGTCTCCTTACTTCGTAACAAATACAGAGAAAATGCAGGCTGAAATGGAGTCTCCTTACATCCTGATCTATGACAAGAAGATCTCGACAATGAAGGAACTGTTGCCTGTATTGGAGCAAGTAGCTCAAACTGGTAAGCCATTGGTAATCATCGCTGAGGATGTTGATTCTGAAGCATTGGCTACATTGGTAGTAAACAAAATCCGTGGTGCGCTGAAAGTAGCAGCTGTAAAAGCTCCTGGTTTCGGTGACAGAAGAAAAGCAATGTTGCAAGACATCGCTGTATTGACTGGCGGTTCTGTAATCTCAGAAGAGACTGGCATGAAGCTGGAAGATGCTAGCCTTAACATGCTGGGTACTGCTGAAAAGCTGATCATCGACAAAGACAACACAACTGTTGTAAACGGTAGCGGTGAAAAAGCGGCAGTAGAAGCTCGTGTTGCTGAGATCAGAGTTCAGGTCGAGAACACAACTTCTGACTACGACAAAGAAAAACTGCAAGAGCGTCTGGCTAAATTGGCTGGTGGTGTTGCGATCATCTACATCGGTGCTGCTACTGAAGTAGAAATGAAAGAAAAGAAAGACCGTGTTGATGATGCTTTGGCTGCTACAAGAGCT
This portion of the Limibacter armeniacum genome encodes:
- the groL gene encoding chaperonin GroEL (60 kDa chaperone family; promotes refolding of misfolded polypeptides especially under stressful conditions; forms two stacked rings of heptamers to form a barrel-shaped 14mer; ends can be capped by GroES; misfolded proteins enter the barrel where they are refolded when GroES binds) → MAKELFFDADAREGLKRGVDALANAVKVTLGPKGRNVILDKSFGAPHVTKDGVSVAKEIELEEPIENMGAQLVKEVASKTADQAGDGTTTATVLAQAIFHSGIKYVTAGANPMDVKRGIDKAVIALVAELKKQSQTINSNKEIAQVASISANNDAEIGNMIAEAMEKVGKDGVITVEEAKGTETEVKTVEGMQFDRGYLSPYFVTNTEKMQAEMESPYILIYDKKISTMKELLPVLEQVAQTGKPLVIIAEDVDSEALATLVVNKIRGALKVAAVKAPGFGDRRKAMLQDIAVLTGGSVISEETGMKLEDASLNMLGTAEKLIIDKDNTTVVNGSGEKAAVEARVAEIRVQVENTTSDYDKEKLQERLAKLAGGVAIIYIGAATEVEMKEKKDRVDDALAATRAAVEEGIVTGGGVALLRASASLDNIETENDDQAHGVTIVRNAIEAPLRTILENAGVEPSIVIHNVLAHEGNYGYNARTDKYEDLVEAGVIDPTKVTRLALENASSISSLLLTTECVVSSKKEEGGAPAMPPMGGGMPGMM